The proteins below come from a single Bactrocera dorsalis isolate Fly_Bdor chromosome 5, ASM2337382v1, whole genome shotgun sequence genomic window:
- the LOC105223946 gene encoding spectrin alpha chain isoform X2: MENFTPKEVKILETVEDIQERREQVLSRYNEFKIETRQKREKLEDSRRFQYFKRDADELESWIHEKLQAASEESYRDPTNLQAKIQKHQAFEAEVSAHSNAIVSLDNTGQEMINQQHFASETILRRLDELHRLWELLLSRLAEKGQKLQQALVLVQFLRQCEEVMFWIKDKEAFVTADEFGQDLEHVEVLQRKFDEFQKDMASQEYRVNEVNILADKLVQDGHPERETITKRKEELNEAWQRLKQLAIVRQEKLFGAHEIQRFNRDADETVAWIAEKDVVLSSDDYGRDLASVQALQRKHEGVERDLAALEDKVSTLGAEALRLCSIHADHSDQIREKQAEIANYWQSLTAKARERKQKLDESYFLHRFLADFRDLVSWINGMKAIISADELAKDVAGAEALLERHQEHKGEIDAREDSFKLTTESGRKLLEREHYAAAEIQEKLAALENDKSSLLSLWEDRRILYEQCMDLQLFYRDTEQADTWMAKQEAFLANEDLGDSLDSVEALIKKHEDFEKSLAAQEEKIKALDIFATKLIDGQHYAADDVAQRRQMLLARRSALQEKSARRRQLLEDSNRYQQFERDCDETKGWISEKLKFATDDSYLDPTNLNGKMQKHQNFEHELNANKSRIEDITTVGTELIEKQHYASDQINTRMQEIVVLWETLVQASDKKGCKLHEACQQQQFNRTIEDIELWLSEIEGQLLSEDHGKDLTSVQNLQKKHALLEADVMAHQDRIESIKVAANKFIESGHFDADNIRNKEANLSERYAALAAPMGERKQHLLDSLQVQQLFRDLEDEAAWIREKEPIAASTNRGRDLIGVQNLIKKHQAVLAEINNHEPRLLNVISSGENMLKEQPFASEDIRQRLDALQEQWNNLKERSNQRKQDLEDSLQAHQYFADANEAESWMREKEPIATSNDYGKDEDSAEALLKKHEALVSDLEAFGNTIQGLQEQARNCRQQETPVVDITGKECVVALYDYTEKSPREVSMKKGDVLTLLNSNNKDWWKVEVNDRQGFVPAAYIKKIEAGLSASQQNLVDNHSIAKRQNQINSQYDNLLALARERQNKLNETVKAYVLVREAADLANWIKDKENHAQIADVVGEDLEEVEVLQKKFDDFNDDLKANEVRLANMNEIAVQLTSLGQTEAALKIQSQMQDLNDKWNNLQQLTAEKASQLGSAHEVQRFHRDIDETKDWIAEKENALNNDDLGKDLRGVQTLQRKHEGVERDLAALRDKIRQLDETANRLMQSHPDTAEQTYAKQKEINEMWDQIITKATLRKEKLLDSYDLQRFLSDYRDLLAWINSMMSLVTSDELANDVTGAEALIERHQARRAEIESIIGHNNAEEHRTEIDARAGTFAAFEQFGSELLQSNHFASPEIKEKIEDLAKTREELEKAWTARRLQLEQNLDLQLYMRDCELAESWMSAREAFLNADDVDNKGDNVEALIKKHEDFDKAINGHEEKIAALQVLADTLINQNHYASNLIDDKRKQVLERWRHLKEGLIEKRSRLGDEQTLQQFSRDADEIENWIAEKLQLATEESYKDPANIQSKHQKHQAFEAELAANADRIQSVLAMGENLIDKKQCSGSEDAVQKRLTQIADQWEYLTHKTTEKSLKLKEANKQRTYIAAVKDLDFWLGEVESLLTTEDSGKDLASVQNLMKKHQLVEADIVAHEDRIKDMNNQADSLVDSGQFDSAGIQEKRQSINERYERICNLAAHRQARLNEALTLHQFFRDIADEESWIKEKKLLVGSDDYGRDLTGVQNLKKKHKRLEAELASHEPAIQAVQEAGEKLMDVSNLGVPEIEQRLKALNQAWAELKNLAATRGQKLDESLIYQQFLAQVEEEEAWITEKQQLLSVDDYGDSMAAVQGLLKKHDAFETDFAAHKDRCSLICDQGSELVEAKNHHGDSIAQRCQQLRNKLDNLNALAARRKGALLDNSAYLQFMWKADVVESWIADKENYVRSDEYGRDLSTVQTLLTKQETFDAGLNAFEQEGIHNITALKDQLINANHAQSPAILKRHEDVISRWNKLREASETRKQRLLAMQDQFRQIEELYLTFAKKASAFNSWFENAEEDLTDPVRCNSIEEIRALRDAHAQFQASLSSAEADFKALAALDQKIKSFNVGPNPYTWFTMEALEETWRNLQKIIEERDGELAKEAKRQEENDKLRKEFAKHANLFHTWLTETRTSMMEGSGSLEQQLEALRIKATEVRARRVDLKKIEELGALLEEHLILDNRYTEHSTVGLAQQWDQLDQLSMRMQHNLEQQIQARNHSGVSEDSLKEFSMMFKHFDKDKSGKLNHQEFKSCLRALGYDLPMVEEGQPDPEFEAILNVVDPNRDGHVSLQEYIAFMISKETENVQSYEEIENAFRAITASDRPYVTKEELYCNLTKDMADYCVQRMKPYSEPRSGQPIKDALDYIEFTRTLFQN, encoded by the exons ATGGAGAATTTTACGCCTAAGGAGGTGAAAATTCTAGAAACCGTCGAAGATATTCAGGAACGTCGAGAACAGGTTCTTTCGCGGTATAATGAATTTAAGATCGAGACCCGTCAAAAGCGTGAGAAGTTAGAGGATTCACGCCGCTTTCAATACTTTAAGCGCGATGCAGATGAATTGGAATCATGGATTCACGAAAAATTGCAAGCTGCAAGTGAAGAAAGCTATCGTGATCCGACAAACTTGCAGgcgaaaatacaaaaacaccaAGCTTTCGAAGCGGAAGTGTCGGCTCATAGTAATGCCATTGTATCGCTTGATAACACCGGTCAAGAGATGATCAATCAACAGCATTTTGCTTCCGAAACGATTTTGCGTCGTTTGGATGAATTGCATCGCTTATGGGAATTACTTTTGAGCCGTTTAGCCGAAAAGGGTCAAAAATTGCAACAGGCACTTGTATTAGTACAATTTTTGCGCCAATGTGAAGAAGTAATGTTCTGGATTAAAGATAAGGAGGCATTCGTTACAGCCGATGAATTTGGACAAGATTTGGAACATGTTGAGGTATTGCAGCGCAAATTCGACGAGTTTCAAAAAGATATGGCTTCACAAGAGTATCGTGTCAATGAAGTTAATATTTTGGCTGATAAGTTAGTGCAAGATGGTCATCCGGAACGCGAAACAATAACCAAACGTAAGGAAGAATTGAACGAGGCCTGGCAACGGCTTAAACAATTGGCAATTGTGCGCCAGGAGAAACTATTTGGTGCACATGAAATTCAACGATTCAATCGTGATGCTGATGAAACCGTGGCCTGGATCGCCGAAAAAGATGTTGTGCTGTCATCAGATGACTACGGTCGTGACTTGGCCAGCGTACAGGCGTTGCAGCGTAAACATGAAGGCGTCGAACGTGATCTAGCTGCATTGGAGGATAAAGTTTCCACTTTGGGCGCGGAAGCGTTGCGTCTATGCTCCATTCATGCCGATCATAGCGATCAAATTCGTGAAAAGCAAGCGGAAATTGCCAACTACTGGCAGAGCTTGACGGCCAAGGCACGTGAACGCAAACAGAAATTGGACGAATCCTACTTTTTGCATCGTTTTCTAGCCGATTTCCGCGATTTGGTATCGTGGATAAACGGCATGAAAGCCATTATTTCTGCCGATGAATTGGCCAAAGATGTTGCCGGAGCAGAAGCGCTACTGGAACGTCATCAAGAGCATAAGGGTGAAATCGATGCACGCGAAGATAGTTTTAAATTAACTACCGAATCGGGACGTAAACTATTGGAACGTGAACATTATGCTGCTGCCgaaattcaagaaaaattaGCTGCACTTGAAAATGATAAAAGTTCATTATTGTCCTTATGGGAAGATCGTCGCATCTTATACGAGCAATGCATGGATTTGCAATTGTTCTACCGTGATACCGAACAAGCAGATACATGGATGGCCAAGCAAGAGGCTTTCCTAGCTAATGAAGATCTCGGTGATTCATTGGACTCTGTCGAGGCTTTGATTAAGAAGCACGAAGACTTTGAGAAGAGTCTCGCTGCacaagaagaaaaaatcaaagcACTTGATATATTCGCCACTAAACTGATTGATGGACAACATTATGCCGCCGACGATGTAGCGCAGCGCCGTCAAATGCTGTTGGCACGCCGATCGGCATTGCAAGAGAAATCTGCACGGCGCCGACAATTGCTGGAAGATTCCAATCGTTATCAGCAATTCGAACGAGACTGCGACGAAACCAAAGGTTGGATTAGCGAGAAACTAAAATTCGCCACTGACGACAGCTATCTGGATCCAACCAATTTGAATGGAAAAATGCAGAAACATCAAAACTTTGAACATGAGCTTAACGCTAACAAATCGCGAATTGAGGACATAACAACCGTGGGTACCGAACTCATCGAAAAGCAGCATTACGCATCCGATCAAATTAATACACGCATGCAGGAAATTGTTGTATTGTGGGAAACACTGGTCCAAGCTTCGGATAAGAAGGGCTGTAAGTTGCACGAGGCCTGCCAGCAGCAACAGTTCAATCGTACCATTGAAGACATCGAACTGTGGCTGAGTGAAATTGAGGGCCAATTGTTGTCCGAGGATCATGGCAAAGATTTGACATCGGTACAAAATTTGCAGAAAAAGCATGCACTTCTCGAAGCAGATGTCATGGCTCATCAAGATCGTATTGAAAGCATTAAAGTAGCAGCTAATAAATTTATCGAGTCTGGTCATTTTGATGCCGACAATATCCGCAACAAGGAAGCTAACTTGTCCGAACGTTACGCCGCACTAGCAGCACCAATGGGCGAACGCAAACAACATTTGCTCGACTCTTTGCAAGTACAACAATTGTTCCGAGACCTGGAAGACGAAGCAGCTTGGATCCGTGAAAAGGAGCCCATTGCAGCTTCCACAAATCGCGGCCGTGACTTGATTGGCGTGCAAAACCTTATTAAAAAACATCAGGCTGTCTTGGCTGAAATCAATAATCACGAACCTCGTTTACTTAATGTTATCAGCTCTGGAGAGAATATGTTAAAGGAACAGCCTTTTGCTAGTGAAGATATTCGTCAGCGCTTGGATGCTTTGCAAGAGCAATGGAACAATCTTAAGGAAAGATCAAACCAACGTAAACAAGATCTTGAGGACTCATTACAAGCACATCAATACTTTGCCGATGCTAATGAAGCGGAGTCATGGATGCGTGAAAAGGAACCAATAGCCACCAGCAATGATTACGGTAAAGATGAAGACTCCGCTGAAGCATTGCTAAAGAAGCATGAAGCATTAGTTTCTGATTTGGAAGCATTTGGCAATACAATACAAGGATTACAAGAGCAAGCTAGAAATTGTCGCCAGCAAGAAACGCCTGTTGTCGATATCACTGGCAAGGAGTGTGTTGTAGCTCTCTATGATTATACTGAAAAATCACCACGTGAGGTGTCAATGAAAAAAGGTGACGTGCTTACGCTACTCAACTCTAATAATAAAGATTGGTGGAAGGTAGAGGTGAACGATCGTCAAGGATTTGTACCAGCTGCTTACATCAAGAAAATTGAAGCAGGTCTTAGTGCAAGTCAGCAAAATCTCGTAGATAATCACTCTATCGCTAAACGACAGAACCAAATCAATTCCCAATACGACAATTTATTGGCTTTGGCACGTGAACGTCAAAATAAATTGAACGAAACCGTAAAGGCATACGTACTAGTAAGAGAAGCTGCCGATTTGGCCAACTGGATTAAGGATAAAGAAAATCATGCACAAATCGCTGATGTTGTCGGTGAGGATCTCGAAGAAGTGGAAGTTTTGCAAAAGAAATTCGACGATTTCAACGATGATCTGAAGGCTAACGAAGTACGTTTGGcaaatatgaatgaaatcgcGGTACAATTGACTTCTCTCGGACAAACAGAGGCAGCCTTGAAAATTCAATCACAAATGCAAGACCTTAACGATAAATGGAATAATCTACAACAATTGACCGCCGAAAAGGCAAGCCAACTTGGCTCTGCTCATGAAGTGCAACGTTTCCATCGTGATATCGACGAAACAAAAGATTGGATTGCTGAAAAAGAAAATGCTCTAAACAATGATGATTTAGGAAAAGATTTGCGTGGCGTACAAACATTGCAGCGTAAACACGAAGGTGTTGAACGTGATTTAGCAGCGCTTCGTGACAAAATACGTCAATTAGACGAAACTGCAAATCGTCTAATGCAATCACACCCTGACACGGCTGAACAAACTTATGCCAAACAAAAGGAAATCAATGAGATGTGGGACCAAATTATTACAAAGGCCACTTTACGTAAAGAAAAGCTGTTGGATTCATACGATTTGCAGCGATTCCTTAGCGACTATCGTGATTTGCTTGCTTGGATTAACTCAATGATGAGCCTAgtaacatctgatgagttagCCAACGATGTAACTGGTGCCGAAGCTCTTATCGAACGTCATCAG GCTCGTCGCGCTGAAATCGAATCTATTATTGGACACAATAATGCTGAG GAACATCGCACAGAAATCGACGCACGTGCCGGCACTTTTGCCGCTTTCGAGCAGTTTGGTAGTGAATTGCTCCAATCCAATCACTTTGCCTCACCCGAAATCAAGGAGAAAATTGAGGATCTGGCCAAGACTCGTGAGGAATTGGAGAAAGCATGGACGGCACGTCGGCTACAACTTGAGCAAAACTTGGATTTACAATTGTATATGCGTGATTGTGAGTTGGCGGAATCGTGGATGTCGGCGCGCGAAGCTTTCCTTAATGCAGATGATGTTGACAATAAGGGCGATAATGTGGAGGCTCTAATTAAAAAGCACGAAGATTTTGATAAGGCCATTAATGGTCATGAAGAGAAGATAGCTGCTCTTCAAGTATTAGCTGATACATTAATTAATCAAAATCACTATGCATCTAATTTGATTGATGACAAGCGCAAGCAAGTGTTGGAGCGTTGGCGTCATCTTAAAGAAGGTTTGATTGAGAAACGTTCACGTTTAGGCGATGAACAAACATTGCAACAATTCTCTCGCGATGctgatgaaattgaaaattggatCGCTGAGAAATTACAGCTTGCCACTGAGGAGAGCTATAAAGATCCAGCTAATATTCAATCAAAACATCAAAAACATCAGGCTTTCGAAGCCGAATTGGCAGCAAATGCCGATCGTATTCAAAGTGTTTTGGCTATGGGTGAAAACCTGATTGACAAGAAACAATGCAGCGGCTCCGAAGATGCTGTTCAAAAGCGTTTGACACAAATTGCTGATCAATGGGAATACCTTACACATAAGACGACGGAGAAATCGTTGAAATTGAAAGAAGCTAATAAACAGCGCACGTATATCGCTGCTGTCAAGGATTTGGATTTCTGGTTGGGCGAGGTCGAAAGCTTGCTTACCACTGAGGATTCTGGTAAGGATTTGGCATCAGTCCAAAACCTCATGAAGAAGCATCAGTTGGTAGAGGCGGATATCGTGGCACACGAAGACCGCATTAAGGACATGAACAACCAGGCCGATTCCTTGGTCGACAGCGGACAATTTGATAGTGCTGGTATTCAAGAGAAACGTCAAAGTATTAATGAACGTTATGAACGCATCTGCAATTTGGCTGCACACCGTCAGGCACGTCTGAATGAGGCACTTACTTTACATCAATTCTTCCGCGACATTGCCGATGAGGAAAGTTGGatcaaagaaaagaaattattggTTGGTTCAGATGATTATGGTCGCGATTTGACGGGTGTACAAAATCTGAAGAAGAAACATAAACGTCTCGAAGCCGAATTGGCATCACACGAGCCAGCCATACAGGCTGTGCAAGAGGCGGGTGAGAAATTAATGGACGTCTCCAATTTGGGTGTGCCGGAAATTGAACAACGTCTAAAGGCTTTAAATCAGGCTTGGGCTGAACTTAAAAATTTGGCTGCTACTCGTGGACAAAAACTGGATGAATCCCTTATATACCAACAATTTTTGGCACAAGTTGAGGAAGAGGAGGCTTGGATAACAGAAAAACAACAGTTACTCTCGGTCGACGACTACGGTGATTCGATGGCTGCTGTCCAAGGTCTTTTGAAGAAGCATGACGCATTTGAAACTGATTTTGCAGCCCATAAGGATCGCTGCTCGTTGATTTGCGATCAAGGAAGTGAATTGGTGGAAGCTAAAAACCACCATGGCGACTCAATCGCTCAACGTTGTCAACAATTACGCAATAAATTGGATAATTTAAATGCATTGGCTGCTCGACGCAAAGGCGCTCTCTTAGACAATTCAGCTTATCTTCAATTCATGTGGAAAGCTGATGTAGTTGAAAGCTGGATAGCCGATAAGGAGAATTACGTGCGCTCCGACGAATATGGGCGTGATCTATCAACAGTTCAAACATTACTGACTAAGCAAGAGACATTTGATGCTG GTCTTAATGCATTCGAACAGGAaggtatacataatattaccgCTCTGAAGGATCAACTCATTAACGCAAATCACGCTCAATCGCCGGCTATTTTGAAACGTCACGAAGATGTCATTTCACGTTGGAATAAACTTCGCGAAGCCTCGGAAACACGTAAACAACGCTTGTTGGCCATGCAAGATCAGTTCCGCCAAATCGAGGAACTCTACTTGACATTTGCGAAGAAAGCTTCGGCCTTCAATTCTTGGTTCGAAAATGCCGAAGAGGACCTTACTGATCCTGTTCGCTGCAATTCGATCGAAGAAATACGTGCTTTGCGCGATGCGCATGCACAATTCCAGGCTTCACTTTCGTCAGCCGAAGCCGATTTTAAAGCTCTGGCAGCGCTTGATCAAAAGATCAAGAGCTTCAATGTTGGGCCTAACCCATACACTTGGTTCACCATGGAAGCTCTTGAAGAGACCTGGCGCAACTTGCAAAAGATCATAGAGGAGCGAGATGGCGAATTGGCTAAAGAGGCGAAGCGTCAGGAGGAAAACGATAAACTGCGAAAGGAATTTGCCAAACACGCTAATCTATTCCACACGTGGCTAACCGAAACGAG AACTAGTATGATGGAAGGCTCTGGTTCGTTGGAACAGCAATTGGAAGCCCTTCGCATCAAGGCCACCGAAGTACGTGCCCGTCGTGTTGACTTGAAGAAAATTGAAGAATTGGGCGCGTTACTAGAAGAACATTTGATCTTGGACAATCGCTATACAGAACATTCAACAGTAGGCCTGGCACAACAATGGGATCAACTAGACCAACTATCAATGCGCATGCAACATAATTTAGAACAACAAATACAAGCGCGCAATCATTCTGGAGTATCGGAAGATTCACTAAAAGAATTCTCAATGATGTTCAAACACTTTGACAAAGACAAAAGTGGTAAACTTAATCATCAAGAATTCAAATCATGTCTGCGTGCTCTCGGCTATGATTTACCCATGGTTGAGGAAGGACAACCAGATCCAGAATTCGAAGCTATTCTTAATGTTGTAGATCCAAATCGTGATGGACATGTTTCGTTGCAAGAATACATAGCTTTCATGATTTCAAAGGAAACAGAGAATGTCCAGTCCTacgaagaaattgaaaatgctTTCCGCGCTATCACTGCCTCCGACCGCCCCTACGTAACAAAGGAAGAACTTTACTGC aaCCTAACCAAGGACATGGCAGACTATTGTGTGCAGCGTATGAAGCCTTATTCAGAACCCCGCTCTGGTCAACCTATTAAGGATGCACTCGATTATATCGAGTTTACGAGAACactgtttcaaaattaa